GGGTGGGCTCGGCGTTCACGATGATCAGGCGGGCCCTGTGCTCGGCCGCGATCCCCGCGAGGGAGGCGGCCGGCTGGACCTGGAGGCTGGAGCCGACCGCGACGAACACCTCGGCCGCCTTCGCGATCGCCATGGCATCACCGAGCACCACGGGATCGAGCCGCTGCCCGAACATGACCGTCGCCGACTTCAGGATCCCGCCGCACACCCGGCACGCCGGATCGTCCTCACCGGCCCGCACCCGGTCCAGGGCCTCCTCCATCGACGAGCGGGCGTGGCAGGCCGTGCACACCACCGACCGCGCCGAGCCGTGGAGTTCGAGGACCTTCCGGCCCGGCACGCCGGAGGCCTGGTGCAGGCCGTCCACGTTCTGCGTGATCACCCGCAGCGCGTGGCCGCTCCGCTGTTCGTACGCGGCGATGGCGTGGTGCGCCACGTTCGGCTCGGCGTTCAGCACCGGACCGTCGAGCCGCATGCGCCACGAGCGGCGGCGGATCTCCGGGTCGGCCATGTACGGCCCGTACGTGACGAGCCGCTCGGCCTCGGGGTCCTGCCGCCAGACACCGTTGGGCCCCCGGTAGTCGGGGATGCCCGAGTCCGTGGAGATACCTGCTCCGCTGAGAATCGCGACCATGGTCATATGACGAGCCTAGGCACCGGGAAACCGCTCCCGCGAGCGGGTTTCCGGGTGTTAGGTTCCCGGCATGGCCAAGGTGAACATCGCGCTCGACGCCGAACTCGTCGTGGAAGTCATGGTCCTGGCGGGGATCGGGAACCCCCAGGACGCGGTGGAGGCGGTGGTCCGCGACTACATCGCGCGCGGACACCGCACCGAGGCCCGCGTCGCCGGCCGCGACGAACCGCACCGCACCGGCGAACTCCTGCCGCCGGAACCCCCGCAGGGCTAGGCCCGAGTCACCCCCGCGCGGGGTGCCCGTTCTCCAGCTCCACCGGCCCCCGGCCCGTCGCCAGGACGTCCAGTGCGGCGACGACGCGCCGGCCGAGGCTGCCCGGCAGGTGCGCGGTGACCTCCCCGGGCTCGATCAGCTTCCAGGAGAGCAGCTCCTCCTCCTGGAGCCGGATCTCCGCGAACCGCTCCGCGGCCAGCACCCCGCCGTCGTACACGTACGCCACGACCGGCGGCCGCGCCGTCCCGTGCGACCAGTCGACCGCCAGCAGCGCGCCGAGACCGATGTCCAGTCCGATCTCCTCCGCCGTCTCCCGGCGGGCCGCCTGCCGAGGCGTCTCGCCCGCGTCGGACTCGATCGTTCCGCCGGGCAGCGTCCAGCCCTCACGGTAGTTGGGCTCCACGACCAGGACGCGCCCCTCGGGGTCCCGGAAGAGCGCGGCGGCGCCGGCCAGGACGCGGGGGAGGCCGGCGATGTACGCGGAGTAGTCGGTGGTGGTCATTGCGTCAGCGTAGCCAACCGCAGCGTCCGCTCCGCCAGTTCGCCGATCCCCACGCCGTCGTAGCCGAACACGGCGCTGCTCACCCGGTCCCGCAGCGGCTCCGACCACTGCGGTGGGATCGCGGCAGCCCCGCACATCACCCCCGCCACCGAGCCGGCCGTCGCCCCGTTGGAGTCCGTGTCGAGGCCGCCGCGCACGGTGAGCGCGATCGTGCGGGTGAAGTCCCCCTCGCCGTACAGGAGTCCGGCGGTGAGCACGGCCGCGTTCGGGACGGTGTGGATCCAGCCGAGCCCCGCCGT
Above is a genomic segment from Streptomyces sp. NBC_00094 containing:
- a CDS encoding NUDIX hydrolase is translated as MTTTDYSAYIAGLPRVLAGAAALFRDPEGRVLVVEPNYREGWTLPGGTIESDAGETPRQAARRETAEEIGLDIGLGALLAVDWSHGTARPPVVAYVYDGGVLAAERFAEIRLQEEELLSWKLIEPGEVTAHLPGSLGRRVVAALDVLATGRGPVELENGHPARG
- a CDS encoding Sir2 family NAD-dependent protein deacetylase, with product MTMVAILSGAGISTDSGIPDYRGPNGVWRQDPEAERLVTYGPYMADPEIRRRSWRMRLDGPVLNAEPNVAHHAIAAYEQRSGHALRVITQNVDGLHQASGVPGRKVLELHGSARSVVCTACHARSSMEEALDRVRAGEDDPACRVCGGILKSATVMFGQRLDPVVLGDAMAIAKAAEVFVAVGSSLQVQPAASLAGIAAEHRARLIIVNAEPTPYDPVADEVVREPIGTALPALLDRLR
- a CDS encoding type II toxin-antitoxin system VapB family antitoxin; protein product: MAKVNIALDAELVVEVMVLAGIGNPQDAVEAVVRDYIARGHRTEARVAGRDEPHRTGELLPPEPPQG